A stretch of the Campylobacter sp. 19-13652 genome encodes the following:
- a CDS encoding phospholipid-binding protein MlaC, which yields MKIILSILLAFSLAFGVEINEIKDDVAKRVENSIKILNDKSLDENAKQNAVVAQFDPIFDYELMAKISLGFKNYDALNKEEQSAYVKNFSQMLKRIYASRLKDYTDEEFIIDSLEQPKPQRAVLNAHLQSKGKRYDVTYKYYNANERGWLVYDVEIVGVSIVQTYKGQFADVLKNGGINAVIEALKAQ from the coding sequence ATGAAAATTATACTATCTATCCTACTGGCTTTTTCGCTAGCTTTTGGAGTAGAAATAAACGAGATAAAAGACGATGTAGCAAAAAGAGTAGAAAATAGCATAAAAATTTTAAATGATAAAAGCCTAGATGAAAACGCAAAGCAAAATGCGGTGGTAGCGCAGTTTGACCCTATATTTGACTATGAATTAATGGCCAAAATTAGCCTTGGGTTTAAAAATTACGATGCACTAAATAAAGAGGAGCAAAGTGCATACGTAAAAAATTTCAGCCAAATGCTAAAGCGCATATATGCCTCAAGGCTAAAAGATTACACAGATGAGGAGTTTATCATAGACTCACTCGAACAGCCAAAGCCTCAAAGAGCAGTGCTAAATGCGCACCTACAAAGCAAGGGCAAGCGCTATGACGTCACGTATAAATATTACAACGCAAACGAGCGAGGTTGGCTGGTGTATGATGTTGAGATTGTTGGTGTCTCTATTGTGCAAACCTATAAAGGACAGTTTGCAGATGTGCTAAAAAACGGCGGCATAAACGCAGTAATTGAAGCCCTAAAAGCTCAG
- a CDS encoding VacJ family lipoprotein, translating to MRIFLALFFAISIGFASTNDFESEFKQPQSVFDPLSGYNKMMTSFNDFMYTNIFIPTAKGYAAVVPETGRNVISNFFDNLKFPIRLINNLLQFKFQGAWDETRRFIANTIIGFAGFTDVATSYYHIPRHDEDFGQTLGAWGIGSGFHVVLPILGPSNLRDMVGFVGDMFTSPLYYVDPSEAGLGAAVYRDFNNLSLNPNEYDKFKKDSVSLYPMIRDAYEQNRAHKIKE from the coding sequence TTGAGAATTTTTTTAGCTCTATTTTTTGCTATTAGTATAGGATTTGCAAGCACAAATGATTTTGAGAGCGAATTTAAGCAGCCTCAAAGCGTATTTGACCCTCTTAGTGGTTATAATAAAATGATGACAAGCTTTAATGATTTTATGTATACAAACATATTTATTCCCACTGCAAAGGGCTATGCAGCAGTCGTGCCAGAGACTGGACGAAATGTAATAAGTAATTTTTTTGACAATTTAAAATTCCCTATAAGACTAATAAATAACCTACTTCAGTTTAAATTTCAAGGCGCTTGGGATGAGACTAGGCGCTTTATAGCAAATACCATAATAGGCTTTGCTGGCTTTACAGACGTGGCAACCTCGTACTATCACATACCACGCCACGATGAGGATTTTGGACAGACACTGGGGGCTTGGGGCATAGGCAGTGGATTTCACGTAGTCTTGCCTATTTTAGGGCCTTCAAATTTAAGAGATATGGTGGGCTTTGTGGGAGATATGTTTACCTCTCCGCTATATTATGTAGACCCTAGCGAAGCTGGCTTAGGAGCGGCTGTTTATAGAGATTTTAACAACCTAAGCCTAAATCCAAACGAGTATGATAAATTTAAAAAAGATAGCGTATCTTTATACCCTATGATAAGGGATGCTTACGAGCAAAACAGAGCCCATAAAATAAAGGAATAA
- a CDS encoding TOBE domain-containing protein: MKADVSLGIFLKDKAKLFSKHVKLLKAVDETRSITKAAEKIGVSYKTAWDTLDMLNNKSPLPLLERAEGSKKNSGTRLSEYALELIDTFEKLLIVQQSFLERVLESGIDAKKLAALSGLNIALSARNQLSGVIEQIAELELLSLISVRLSSGDMLRAKITASSQKALNLQIGSNVVMIFKSPVVSLSKKANEGENIIGGTLSQLMINKTQAEVLLHVSDGLNLTATVSADEASALKVGDTVYAKIDENDIIIGV, translated from the coding sequence GTGAAAGCTGATGTGAGTTTGGGTATATTTTTAAAGGATAAAGCAAAGCTGTTTTCAAAGCATGTAAAGCTGTTAAAAGCCGTAGATGAGACTAGATCTATTACAAAAGCGGCAGAAAAAATAGGCGTATCGTATAAAACGGCGTGGGATACTTTAGACATGTTAAATAATAAAAGCCCGCTTCCGCTGTTAGAACGGGCGGAGGGGAGTAAGAAAAATAGTGGCACGAGGCTTAGTGAGTATGCGCTTGAGCTTATAGATACCTTTGAAAAGCTCCTAATTGTGCAACAAAGCTTCCTTGAAAGAGTGCTTGAAAGCGGCATAGATGCAAAAAAGCTAGCAGCACTAAGTGGGCTAAATATCGCCCTAAGCGCTAGAAATCAGCTAAGTGGCGTAATCGAACAAATAGCAGAGCTTGAGCTTTTAAGCTTAATTAGTGTAAGGCTAAGTAGTGGCGATATGCTAAGGGCTAAAATCACAGCAAGCAGCCAAAAGGCGCTAAATTTACAAATCGGTTCAAACGTCGTAATGATATTTAAATCTCCAGTCGTAAGTCTAAGCAAGAAGGCGAATGAGGGTGAAAATATCATAGGCGGCACACTATCACAGCTAATGATAAATAAAACTCAAGCTGAGGTGCTTTTGCATGTGTCAGATGGTTTAAATTTAACAGCTACAGTAAGCGCGGACGAGGCTAGTGCGCTAAAAGTGGGCGATACGGTGTATGCTAAAATAGATGAAAATGACATTATAATAGGGGTATAA
- the modA gene encoding molybdate ABC transporter substrate-binding protein: MNKFIFKAAFAALMALSLQAKEVVVYAAANTTYAFPELIKKFNTHHKDTQIKLTLGSSGALSTQIRNGANADIFLAANMDFVNKLADDGFSETKPVVYARGKLALFSLERIALNDGIKSVLNAKSISIANPKTAPYGTASIEALKNAKILTKVEPKIIYAQKISETLSQALSAADVGFIAASALYSPKMTQYKEGVNYIFINSELYSPIDQGIVLLNHAKDSKEAREFYEFLLGDEARAIFAKFGYDLP, encoded by the coding sequence ATGAATAAATTTATTTTTAAGGCGGCTTTTGCGGCTTTAATGGCGCTTAGCTTGCAGGCTAAAGAGGTGGTGGTTTACGCAGCGGCAAATACGACGTATGCTTTTCCTGAGCTTATAAAGAAATTTAATACTCATCACAAAGATACACAAATAAAGCTCACTCTAGGTTCAAGCGGTGCGCTTAGTACGCAGATAAGAAACGGTGCAAATGCCGATATATTCCTAGCGGCTAATATGGATTTTGTAAATAAACTAGCAGATGATGGCTTTAGTGAAACTAAGCCTGTGGTGTATGCTAGGGGTAAGCTTGCGCTTTTTAGTCTTGAGCGGATTGCACTTAATGATGGCATAAAATCCGTGTTAAACGCAAAAAGCATAAGCATAGCAAACCCAAAAACAGCCCCATACGGAACAGCCAGCATAGAGGCGCTTAAAAATGCTAAAATTTTAACAAAAGTAGAGCCTAAAATAATCTATGCGCAAAAAATTTCTGAGACTTTATCGCAGGCTCTAAGCGCTGCTGATGTCGGATTTATCGCGGCTAGCGCACTATATAGCCCAAAAATGACACAGTATAAAGAGGGGGTAAATTATATCTTTATAAACTCAGAACTTTACTCGCCTATAGACCAAGGCATTGTGCTTTTAAACCACGCCAAAGATAGCAAAGAAGCGCGCGAGTTTTATGAGTTTTTGCTAGGCGATGAGGCTAGGGCTATATTTGCTAAGTTTGGCTACGATTTGCCATAA
- a CDS encoding molybdopterin-binding protein: protein MLATVKSVKSTKGASFYELIGANAKLKMLIIGDNGALIPNERIRISVKSSDVAVALSPICDISISNCLKCEVVGLNVGEILATVTLRLDDESLIESIITASSARGLNLSIGLRVYALIKATSLFVKERI from the coding sequence ATGCTAGCCACTGTAAAAAGCGTAAAAAGCACCAAAGGGGCGAGCTTTTACGAGCTTATTGGTGCTAATGCAAAGCTAAAAATGCTAATCATAGGCGATAATGGCGCCTTAATCCCAAATGAGCGCATAAGGATTAGCGTAAAAAGTAGCGACGTAGCCGTAGCCTTATCGCCTATTTGTGATATATCCATTTCAAATTGCCTAAAATGCGAGGTTGTAGGTTTAAATGTGGGTGAGATTTTGGCTACAGTTACGCTTAGATTAGATGATGAAAGCTTGATTGAGAGCATTATTACGGCTAGTTCTGCGAGGGGTTTAAATTTGAGCATAGGGCTTAGGGTATATGCGCTTATAAAGGCCACAAGTCTTTTTGTGAAAGAGAGAATTTGA
- a CDS encoding ATP-binding cassette domain-containing protein, which yields MINLECEKRLNGGDGSFLLEANMSVNEGEIVALYGRSGSGKTTILRLLAGFETPDSGRISVGGEVFYDSKAGINIPPQRRNIGFLFQNYALFDNMNVEQNLLYAQNDKKLCSYLLEILELKDLARASIESLSGGQKQRVAIARALMRHPRILLLDEPLSALDNAMREKLQDFLLTLYEEFKFTCILISHDIGEIYRLCGRVFSVDCGKISQASVQQKFLGFNEGLNLNLHAKIVDISEIDGAFVVVFSLGQQLSRVLLSKSEVFGLKVGDRIRLSTEAFSLRVNKA from the coding sequence TTGATAAATTTAGAGTGCGAAAAACGGCTAAATGGCGGTGATGGTAGCTTTTTGCTTGAAGCAAATATGAGCGTCAATGAGGGCGAGATAGTCGCGCTTTATGGGCGTTCTGGAAGTGGAAAGACCACTATTTTGCGCCTTTTAGCAGGCTTTGAAACCCCTGATAGTGGGCGTATTAGTGTGGGTGGGGAGGTGTTTTATGATAGCAAGGCTGGTATTAATATCCCTCCGCAAAGGAGAAATATAGGCTTTTTGTTTCAAAATTATGCCCTTTTTGATAATATGAATGTCGAGCAAAACCTTCTTTACGCACAAAATGATAAAAAGCTCTGCTCCTATTTGCTTGAAATTTTAGAGCTTAAAGATCTAGCACGTGCTAGTATAGAGAGCCTAAGCGGTGGACAAAAGCAGCGCGTAGCAATAGCTAGGGCTTTGATGCGCCACCCTAGGATTTTGCTACTTGATGAGCCGCTTTCTGCGCTTGATAACGCCATGAGGGAGAAATTGCAGGATTTCTTGCTCACTCTTTATGAGGAGTTTAAATTTACCTGCATACTGATAAGCCATGATATAGGCGAGATTTATAGGCTTTGTGGTCGAGTTTTTAGCGTGGATTGTGGCAAGATTAGCCAAGCGAGTGTGCAGCAGAAATTTTTAGGTTTTAATGAAGGGTTAAATTTAAACCTTCACGCAAAGATTGTCGATATTAGCGAGATTGATGGGGCTTTTGTGGTGGTTTTTAGTTTAGGACAACAGCTTTCTAGGGTGCTTTTAAGCAAAAGTGAAGTCTTTGGATTGAAAGTGGGCGATAGGATTAGACTAAGCACAGAGGCATTTAGCCTAAGGGTAAACAAGGCTTGA
- a CDS encoding cytochrome-c peroxidase, which translates to MKLRSIALSAVLISSLSASKLIDEAKEAGLTPIPTDKKELAKLINEAAPDSLKYPTTTERVELGKALYFDPRISRSGIISCNTCHNLGLGGSDGVPASTGHKWTPNPHHLNAPTVLNSVFNSAQFWDGRAAHLADQAQGPIQASPEMAATPDLVEARVKSMPEYAKLFKKAYGENVKIDFALVATTIGIFERTLVTPSRFDEFLEGKESALNTQEKAGLKLFLDKGCVTCHGGINLGGTLAPFEVANKYKFASVGDFKGDANGMVKAPTLRNVELTAPYFHNGVIWSLAEAVKTMGSVQLGVDINDKEAADIVAFLKSLTGKLENISYPMLPVSTDATPKPELDY; encoded by the coding sequence GCAAGCTAATAGATGAGGCAAAAGAGGCTGGACTAACACCCATACCAACGGATAAAAAAGAGCTTGCAAAGCTAATAAACGAAGCAGCACCAGACTCGCTAAAGTACCCCACAACCACCGAACGAGTAGAGCTTGGCAAGGCGCTTTATTTTGATCCTAGAATATCAAGAAGCGGAATAATAAGCTGCAACACCTGTCATAACCTGGGTCTTGGCGGCAGCGACGGTGTACCAGCTAGCACAGGGCATAAATGGACACCAAATCCACACCATCTAAACGCCCCAACCGTGCTAAACTCAGTCTTTAACTCTGCGCAGTTTTGGGACGGCAGAGCAGCCCACCTAGCAGATCAAGCTCAAGGCCCAATTCAAGCAAGCCCAGAAATGGCGGCAACCCCTGATTTGGTCGAAGCTAGGGTAAAAAGCATGCCAGAATACGCCAAACTCTTTAAAAAAGCTTACGGCGAAAATGTAAAGATCGATTTTGCGCTTGTAGCTACGACGATAGGAATATTTGAGCGAACACTTGTAACTCCTAGTAGGTTTGATGAGTTTTTAGAAGGCAAAGAAAGCGCCCTAAATACGCAAGAAAAAGCTGGGCTTAAGCTATTTTTAGACAAAGGCTGTGTAACCTGCCACGGCGGAATAAATCTAGGCGGCACTCTAGCTCCGTTTGAGGTGGCAAATAAGTATAAATTTGCCAGTGTCGGTGACTTTAAGGGCGACGCAAATGGCATGGTAAAAGCCCCTACTTTGCGCAACGTAGAGCTTACTGCGCCGTATTTTCACAATGGCGTGATTTGGTCATTAGCAGAGGCTGTAAAAACCATGGGAAGCGTGCAGCTTGGCGTAGACATAAACGACAAAGAAGCAGCTGATATAGTGGCATTTTTAAAATCTCTAACAGGCAAACTTGAAAATATAAGCTACCCTATGCTGCCAGTTAGCACAGATGCCACTCCAAAGCCAGAGCTTGACTACTGA